A window of the Chelonoidis abingdonii isolate Lonesome George chromosome 19, CheloAbing_2.0, whole genome shotgun sequence genome harbors these coding sequences:
- the SNAI3 gene encoding zinc finger protein SNAI3, which produces MLMSRALWHLRRSGRAAPRAGQRSAFLVEEPSARAPNYGAAGDAAEINGACHSCGGLVIPILIPNDSAPFTPWDSSSILAHFSLPLPLGGDAKRTPSTSPHNLDISLVDTLTGRALGTPLKDNQNNLNLPPVLSLPPRRPSDPGSPAERDRGVQDKLQGARGRAAEPLERFECFDCHKSYHTFSGLAKHLQQRCVLQARKYFNCKYCDKEYGSLGALKMHIRTHTLPCVCKICGKAFSRPWLLQGHIRTHTGEKPYSCSHCSRAFADRSNLRAHLQTHSDIKKYQCQGCSKTFSRMSLLSRHEEAGCCPAS; this is translated from the exons ATGCTAATGAGCCGGGCGCTATGGCACCTGCGGCGGTCGGGCAGAGCCGCGCCGCGCGCCGGCCAGCGTAGCGCCTTCCTGGTTGAAGAACCCTCAGCACGCGCTCCCAACTACGGGGCAGCTGGAGACGCGGCAG AAATCAATGGCGCATGCCACTCCTGTGGGGGGCTGGTCATCCCCATCCTCATCCCGAATGACAGTGCCCCTTTCACGCCCTGGGACAGCAGCTCCATCCTCGCCCACTTCTCCTTGCCTCTCCCACTGGGTGGTGATGCCAAAAGGACTCCCAGCACAAGCCCCCACAACCTGGACATCAGCCTGGTGGACACGTTAACGGGCCGAGCCCTGGGCACCCCTCTCAAAGACAACCAGAACAATCTCAACCTGCCACCTGTCCTCAGCCTGCCCCCAAGGAGGCCATCCGACCCGGGGAGCCCAGCAGAGCGGGACAGGGGAGTCCAGGACAAACTGCAAGGGGCACGGGGCAGGGCAGCTGAGCCGTTGGAGAGATTTGAGTGCTTTGACTGCCACAAGTCCTACCACACCTTCTCCGGGCTGGCCAAACACCTCCAGCAGCGCTGCGTGCTGCAGGCCAGGAAGTATTTCAACTGCAAGTACTGTGACAAGGAGTACGGGAGCCTAGGGGCGCTCAAGATGCACATCCGTACCCACACGCTGCCCTGCGTCTGCAAGATCTGCGGCAAAGCCTTCTCCAGGCCTTGGCTGCTCCAGGGACATATCCGAACGCACACAG GTGAAAAGCCCTACAGTTGCTCGCACTGCAGCCGCGCCTTCGCCGACCGCTCCAACCTCCGCGCCCACCTGCAGACGCACTCGGACATCAAGAAGTACCAGTGCCAGGGCTGCTCCAAAACCTTCTCCCGGATGTCTCTGCTCTCCCGGCACGAGGAGGCTGGCTGCTGCCCTGCATCCTGA